The window GTATGTGTCTGTCATGGTTCTTTTTTGTACTGATTGGTATGATTCCAATACCGACTACCTAATACTGGTGGTGTCAACACTTATTTGGCAGAAATGCCCAACTCTTCGTAAAACGCCTCGGTGCTAGGCTCTCTGCCCAAAAACTCCTTCAAAAACTCCATCTCTTcgatgctgccgccgcgTTCCAGCACCGTGTGGCGGTATCGTCGGCCTTCCTTACCGTCCATTGggttcttcttgaagaaagAATGGAACATGTCCAACGAGAAGACTTCAGAATAGAGGTAGCCATAGTAGCCGGCATCGTAACCGCCGAGGAAATGACCAATGGTGGCATATCGGTTGCCCCATTCACTAGCACATGTTAGTAATGAGCGACGCAATCGAGTGGAATAGAGAAATGGGGAGGTCATACATAGTTTCGCCAGCATCCTCTGGGCCCTTGATGCCCGAGATGTCATGACGGAGCTGGTTCCAGAGCCTGCCATAATGTAtatctttggcttcttcattgGACTTCGGGCCATGAACGGTCATGTCAAAAGTTCCGATAACGAGCTGAGACAGCGCGCCGATTGCAGAGTTGAGATGCTTGGTCTTTACCAGCTTCTCTACAAGCTCGTCGGGGATGCTTTCCCCAGTCTCCCAGTGCTTCGACAGCGATTTCAATACACTTGGCGTCCAGCACCAGTTCTCAAGCATTTGAGAGGGTGCTTCAACGAAATCAGCCACGGTGGCAGTGCCATGGGTATAGCTGAAACGAGATCGGCCAGCAAGGTCATGGATGCCGTGGCCAAGCTCGTGGAAGAAGGTAACGACTTCATGGTGCTTGAGCAGCGACGGCTTGGTCGCGGTTGGCTTGCTGAAATTGCACACCAGAGAGGTTGAAGGGTAGCTTCGCTTTCCATCTACCGTGAGGAAGCCGGGCTCGATTCCAAAGTTTGCATAATGTCCGTACTTGTTGTCTCTAGGGAAGAGATCAAGGTATAGGTAGCCGCAGAACTCACCGCCCTTAGCGGCCTCATCCCAGACGCTGTAAACGATGACATCTTCATGCCAAGAGATATCTTCAGCCTTTCCGGTGGGGCTCAGTCGCGCGCGATCCTCCGGGCCGAGCTCAACAAAGACGAAGCCAAAGATTTCTTCAAAAATCTTCAGCATGCCAGCAAATGTTGATTCTGCTGGGTAGTACTGTGAGATTGCGACCTCATCTACGCTGtactccttttctttcatgaTTCTCGTGTAGTAACCAGCATCCCACATATAAAAGTTGCCGTCAAAGGGGATGCCGCGCTCTTCATAGTCTCGCTTCTTGTATTCTGTGAGTTTCTGGACTTCCTTCTCGCCTCCAGGGGCCAAGCGAGTTCTCAAGTCGCCCAAAAACTCGTTGACGCGGGTCGGCGActttgccatcttctcctcaatcCGGACGCTTGCATGGTTCGGGTAGCCTAAAAgtcgagcagcttcatctcgaaGCACCATAATCTCCTTGAAGATTTCGACATTGTTGTTTACCTAAATATGCCGCGTCAGCCAAAGAGTCATATATAGTAATACTTAGTGCGGAGAGAACCCTGATGGGCTGGTCTCATACCTTGTTGGAATCCGCAATAATATATCTGCGTCTGGTATCTTCATGTATAGCATACTTGCTCAAAGGGGTAAAGTGATTGTATTTGAATGTGACCTTCACTTTTCCTTCGTTTTCGCCAGTTCCCTTTTCGAGCGTGTCGACATCAATATCATCTTTGGGCACTCCCTCGAGCTCCTGGGGAGTAAACCAGACTCCACCCTTTTCCTCGTTGagattcttcttgccctggATGCAGAGTTGACTAAGGCGCTTCTGGATCTCCTTGAAGCggtctctcttctctccaggtggaagaagcaagccgTTGCGTATGTACTTTTGGCGTTCCTTCTCTAAGATATGGAGCGACTCTTTGTCCAAGTTTTGAGACTCTCGAGTGGCATAGGCCGCGTCCACCAGCTTAAACACATCCTCTCGCATCTTTGCCTCAATATAGAAATCGTTCAagagctcttcagccttggtGGAAGCTTCTCGGAGGGACTCGTTTGTCGATACATGTTGATAAAAGGTCAGGATGTTCTGGGGGCCTGAAGAATCGTTGCCATCAATGAGGATGGGCTTCAGAGTGTTGTCGAAAGTAGCAGTCTCGGGAGTCACGCTGGCGACGATTTGATCCAAGACACTCTTGCTCTGGTCGGCGCTCTTCTTCGCATCAGCCAGAATGGATTCAGCCGTGGCCGTAAAGACCGGCGGCCGCTGCGGCGGGTTTCGAAATTGCTCGGGAGCCATGCTGCTGGTGGTCAAGAAGCGACGATATGAGGGAAGACGGGCTATTCCTTGCAGCCGTACGTGACTCGCAAGAGAGTTGAGGCGCAGAAGAGCTCGTTGGGAAGCCAGGGTTGCGGCGAGAAGGAGCacgaggagggagaggaggagaaggaggggcTTTATGGCACGAGGTCGCTCCAGCTCGATGACGGGCTGTCCTTACGTACGAAGTACAAGCTTGGCCGGAGATTCTGTCCCAAATTGGCCCGCTTGGACTGCAGGACGTATGACAGCGTGATGTTGCTTCAGCCTACCAGAAGGGCGGAAATTGAGTGCTGGTGAGGGGTAGGTAGAGTGATGCCCAGAGACGAGACAGTTGACGCGGCAGAACGCGGCTTTGGGTTGAACAGTGTGAATTGGGAGTCTGGATCGAAAAACGTTAATTGTGTTGATTGTATTATTGCATTAGATTATACTATCGTAGTATTGTCTTGTATTGTATCTATGATTGTTTATTTAGCGCCGATAAATGGCTGCTGGCTTCAGCCGCCTCTCGCCTCCCATGGGGCAGAGGCTGTTCTCATAATAGCTATTAGACTTTACAAAAGGCATCATTAATGCTAAGCTAGGCCGCTTAGTagcttcttcaacggcgCCGAGAACGCCGGATTTATACTGAAGAAATGCCAAGTCGGTCCAAAGCAGCAAGTAATGTTATTGCCACCtattgtactcgtatgcagTCAAGGCAGTTTACTGGCGTGGGCAATGAATTCAGTTTGGGCAGCATTACCACATGTCAATACCTTAAGCTCCGGTATTTGCACTTTGGAGTGACTCTATCCGGCAGGTGGTGAGCCGCTAAGCCCAACCGCATCGCGGGGTTGCTCCGCATGCAAAGGGGGGTTGAAGACAGGTTAACCAGCCATGCAATCGGAAAAATGCATGCCAATTTAACGGTAATAACAAGGTCGATCTACAACTACTAAAGTGCAAAGATACAGTGGTTACCTACGTCTTTAGTACTTGACATAGATACGGAACAATTTACTACTACCGAACAAGGGAGTAGTCGCTCTCACATCCAGTAAAATATTCAGATTCAAGACGGCCGACTCATTCCATTGTGCACTCCAAGTTACCAACACATGTTCATATTTCCACTGGTAGCAAACAAAGTCTACGGCCATCCCGtacaaaagaaaaattcaTCAATCCCAAGCGTGCCCAATTTCACTGCCATAATCAAAACAAACACATAGCAACGCCATCCCGTTCGCAGATGCACTTAGATGCCACCGGGGGTTAGGTTCTTCGTACAAGGGGAATTTTAGTTGGCGAGGATAGTTCGGACAAGATCTGCGTAGAAAACAAGCGCACGGTCAGCAAGCTGGATGTAATATAGGGAGACAAATGCAGGCCAAAAAAAGCCATGCCGGTGAGGTCGTACCTGTGTAGTTGATCTGGCCAGAGCTGGTGTCCAcagccttgagcagctcatcgacctcctcctccgtcatcttctcgccCAGGTTGGTCAGGATGTACTTGAGCTGGCCGACGCCGATAAAGCCCGTCATGTCTTTATCAAACACTTGGAAGCCACGGCAGTATTCTTCGGGCTCGCCAGGGTCGCGGAATCCGCCGGGTCGGTTCAGGATGCGCTGGAAGGTCTCGAAATCAACTGCGCCAGGGGTAAGGAGCAAGAGTCAGCACAGCTGCGCATAATCGACAAATCGAGAACGGGAGAATATGCGAAACCTACATTCGCCTCCGAggcccttctccagctcctggaTCTCAGCCAGCGTGGGGTTCTGGCCGCATGCTCGCAGCAGGTCACCCAGCGAGTCGACGGCACAGCGACCGTTGCCGCGCTTGTCGAACAGGGCAAAAGCCTCCTTGTAGTTGGTCGAGGCCTGGGAATCAAACTGATTAGAAGCCATGTTTTttatcctttttcttcttcgtttcgtttctcAAAATGTGCAAATGCCGGGCTGAAGCGCAAGTCTCTCGAATGCGACCGGGTGAtgcagcttcttttcgcAGGAGAAATGGGGGACAAGCGGTTTGTTTTGGGATATTTTGGCTTTCGAGTTGCGCGCAAAACGGGAAGCAACAGGTGCTGGCGAATCATGTGCGGCGCCAGCACCAGACGAACTCGGGCCGGCTTTGTTTACATCGAGCGGTGCTGGGGCAACTCACCATTGTGATTGGTGtcagctttgctttgtcaGATGGGACTTGTCTCTGTGTCGCTGTCTCAAAAGTCGGTTCGGGTTCAGCACGCGTGTTCCAAAAACCGTCGTCAATGATGTCTTTCAGACTCAACAATGATGCAAAGTTGAAAATGACAACAAGAGGTCTGCGTCTCCTGACATTGATGCCCCACTGGGTCCCCTTGCCTGGTCCTGACGGGGCAACGAGTCAATAGTCGGCATCGCAGCCAATCGACCTGTCGCTTGTCGTGGAGGCGGTCTGTATAATTAGGCGGCATAATCGATGGATGATTTGCTGCCATGGTTTATGCCGTGCATTGCGCCCCATAACAACGCTACGGTTCTGATTATGCATCTTCTACGGAGTAGTCTGGAGTAGTATTGCCGCTGTTTACCAAGAATAGAGTAGGACCGGGGTTTTCAAACAACCTCCGTCTCACTGTTTATCATCGTAGAGTGCTGTAGTTTCCAAAACATAAGAGCGAGCATCACACCAAGGATTGTTGGTGTCTATAATAGGATCCTAACAATTGCACGGAGCGTTATACATATCTAGGTAGGTATATATAGTCTGCCTCATTATTATATTTGCCCGCAGCTGAGTATATTGTATGAAAAAAAACCTTGCTGTAATGATCGATCGCCAACTCTGTTTACGCTTACAGGTCGAGCACCTTGGACTCTGTTGGCTGCCTACCCTACAGTTCACTATATCATCTCGAGGGCCTCCCCATCTCCTCCATTCCGCAGTAAAATACTCAGTTAGTCGCTACTCTACCTGATCATGACAAATAATTACAGTCTCAATCAGTTGTTATCTATGTCTATGCCGTTCATCCGTCAAATGTCACCTTGGAGTGCCATCCTGAGATAACCTCGATATGTTCCGATAATCAACCGATGAGGACTTCCTGCGATTAATCACGTCAGCTAGCCGAGTCCGGTGCTTAGAAATGTCATAAAGAATACTCAATCCCTCTCAAACTATTAAACTCACAAGTAAATACCCCTTCTCACACAAATCACACAGTTACAGGAAACATGGCTGCAGTCACCGAGGCCACGGCCAagcgcttcttctcatctccctTCTTTGCGGTTGTGGGAGCTAGCTCCAACCCCGCCAAATTTGGTCACAAAGGTTCAACACAAGCCCCTCCTTCATGCTCCTTGATATCAGAGCATCTCACTAATTCGGTTGTTATCTTTTACAGTTCATGCCTGGTATCTGAATCATGATCTGCCCGTCACTCCCATCAACCCAGCGTCCAAGACCGTCACGGTGAATGACGAGGATTATCCTACATTGCCAGATGTGAAGTCACTACCGAAGCCGACAGAAACGTCTgtctccatcatcactcaccccggcatcaccatcaatgTCCTCAAGGAAGCCAAGAGCGTTGGTATTCCTGCGGTCTGGCTGCAGCCCGGCACTTTTGACAAGGACGTTCTGGACTTCGCTTTGGCTGACGGAACTTTTGAGGCTGTCGTCTACGGAGATGGAGGCCGGGGCTCTGAGGGCTGGTGCGTCCTTGTTGATGGTGGAAAAGCTTTGAAGGATGCTGGAAAGTTGTAGTGTAGCTCTGAGTTGCTGCTATTGCACGGCGACCTGGACGGAGGTTTCTCAATTGGAATACTATCTGTGGTCATTATACCCGTTATCGG of the Trichoderma breve strain T069 chromosome 4, whole genome shotgun sequence genome contains:
- a CDS encoding peptidase family m3 domain-containing protein, with translation MAPEQFRNPPQRPPVFTATAESILADAKKSADQSKSVLDQIVASVTPETATFDNTLKPILIDGNDSSGPQNILTFYQHVSTNESLREASTKAEELLNDFYIEAKMREDVFKLVDAAYATRESQNLDKESLHILEKERQKYIRNGLLLPPGEKRDRFKEIQKRLSQLCIQGKKNLNEEKGGVWFTPQELEGVPKDDIDVDTLEKGTGENEGKVKVTFKYNHFTPLSKYAIHEDTRRRYIIADSNKVNNNVEIFKEIMVLRDEAARLLGYPNHASVRIEEKMAKSPTRVNEFLGDLRTRLAPGGEKEVQKLTEYKKRDYEERGIPFDGNFYMWDAGYYTRIMKEKEYSVDEVAISQYYPAESTFAGMLKIFEEIFGFVFVELGPEDRARLSPTGKAEDISWHEDVIVYSVWDEAAKGGEFCGYLYLDLFPRDNKYGHYANFGIEPGFLTVDGKRSYPSTSLVCNFSKPTATKPSLLKHHEVVTFFHELGHGIHDLAGRSRFSYTHGTATVADFVEAPSQMLENWCWTPSVLKSLSKHWETGESIPDELVEKLVKTKHLNSAIGALSQLVIGTFDMTVHGPKSNEEAKDIHYGRLWNQLRHDISGIKGPEDAGETIEWGNRYATIGHFLGGYDAGYYGYLYSEVFSLDMFHSFFKKNPMDGKEGRRYRHTVLERGGSIEEMEFLKEFLGREPSTEAFYEELGISAK
- a CDS encoding EF-hand domain-containing protein, with translation MASNQFDSQASTNYKEAFALFDKRGNGRCAVDSLGDLLRACGQNPTLAEIQELEKGLGGEFDFETFQRILNRPGGFRDPGEPEEYCRGFQVFDKDMTGFIGVGQLKYILTNLGEKMTEEEVDELLKAVDTSSGQINYTDLVRTILAN
- a CDS encoding coA binding domain-containing protein — encoded protein: MAAVTEATAKRFFSSPFFAVVGASSNPAKFGHKVHAWYLNHDLPVTPINPASKTVTVNDEDYPTLPDVKSLPKPTETSVSIITHPGITINVLKEAKSVGIPAVWLQPGTFDKDVLDFALADGTFEAVVYGDGGRGSEGWCVLVDGGKALKDAGKL